A genome region from Thermomonospora amylolytica includes the following:
- a CDS encoding aminoglycoside phosphotransferase family protein has protein sequence MDTTEVDTVLDRLLAQHGASLAERLPIRVWERSGVERLRLGDGTTVVFKYAEGPFADEHIALDIAQGAGLPVPRRLAVVRRPDLLGMFLEDLGPALREATDDDGAGLAVAVHQVTATGVLPVLNARRLAAMPRAIVARLSRINGDATGLEAARALDEAAAGRAAGTGLPPFGLCHSEWHPTSVHVGETGVHLLDLARAFHGPGLLDLASWQGTVTVPDPDRLTGLIEAYIAAGGPETARTDRGGLPAARWALGWHRVWAADWFTHQMAIGWAAGAEETWMNAITRHLTDAADLLDA, from the coding sequence TTGGACACCACCGAGGTCGACACCGTCCTGGACCGGCTGCTGGCTCAGCATGGGGCGTCGCTCGCCGAACGGCTGCCCATCCGGGTCTGGGAGCGGTCCGGGGTCGAGCGCCTGCGGCTGGGCGACGGGACCACGGTGGTGTTCAAGTACGCCGAAGGCCCGTTCGCCGACGAACACATCGCCTTGGACATCGCCCAGGGCGCCGGGCTCCCCGTCCCGCGTCGCCTGGCCGTCGTCCGCAGGCCGGACCTGCTCGGCATGTTCCTGGAAGACCTCGGTCCCGCCCTCCGCGAGGCCACCGACGACGACGGGGCCGGGCTCGCCGTCGCCGTTCACCAGGTCACCGCCACCGGCGTGCTCCCGGTTCTGAACGCGCGGCGCCTGGCCGCCATGCCCCGGGCGATCGTCGCCCGCCTCAGCCGGATCAACGGCGACGCCACGGGCCTGGAAGCCGCCCGCGCGCTCGATGAGGCCGCCGCGGGCCGGGCGGCGGGAACCGGCCTGCCACCGTTCGGGCTGTGCCACTCCGAATGGCATCCCACCTCGGTCCACGTCGGCGAGACCGGCGTTCACCTGCTCGATCTCGCGCGGGCGTTCCACGGCCCCGGGCTGCTGGATCTCGCCTCCTGGCAGGGCACCGTCACCGTCCCCGACCCCGACCGGCTCACCGGACTGATCGAGGCGTACATCGCCGCGGGCGGCCCCGAGACCGCCCGCACTGATCGAGGTGGACTGCCCGCGGCCCGCTGGGCGCTCGGCTGGCACCGCGTCTGGGCGGCCGACTGGTTCACCCATCAGATGGCCATCGGCTGGGCCGCCGGAGCGGAGGAGACATGGATGAACGCGATCACCCGTCACCTCACCGACGCCGCCGACCTCCTGGACGCCTGA